The sequence CGACCGCCGCCGCTTCGGCCTCACGTTGACCGATGTTGAAACCGCGGGGCTCTTCCAGCATCCACGGCATTTCGTCTTCATCACGAGAACGCAACTTCTCGATCCTCACGGTTTCATCGATGCGCTGGACATCCGAAGTTTCACGCCGCGGAGATACCCGCTCGACATCACGTTCCGCTGGGGATTGGACTTCGCGGACGTTTCCGAGATCCGTCACCCCGGTCTGAAACCGGTGATCCACCGTGCCATCGTCGCGAGGCGGAGCGCGCGGTCGATGGAGTTTGTTTACCGGGGTCGGGACCGCCGCCGCTACTCCTGTCTCATTCAGTCGAGCCTTTCGGCCGGGCGCCTCTCGCCGGAAGGGTTTCGCGTTCGCATCACTCTTCCTCCCCGGGCTTCTCTTCAGTTCTCCATCGGCATCATTCCCGAGGTGCAACCCTGGGCGGCCGCTTCTCCGAGCACCCGCCGCTCCAAGCCTGCCACCCGTCCGGCCCGTTTGAGTCTCACCCCCTTGATACGCCGCCAGGAACGCTCCAGAACGCGCTGGCTCGCCGCGGGAGCCGCCATCCTCTCTGACGATCCCGCATTCGACCGCCGCATCCGCCACGCCTGGGACGACCTTCGATGTTTGGAACTTCCCATCGGACGCCACTCCGTTCCTTCCGCCGGAGTCCCGTTCTTTCACGCCCCGTTCGGGCGCGACATGATCATCACGGCGTTCTCCCTCCTGCCCTTTCGGCCGCAGGTCGCCGAGCAAACGCTTCGATTCCTTGCCCGGTGGCAGGGCCGTGTCCGAAACGTCTATCGGGAAGAAGAACCCGGAAAAATCCTCCACGAACTTCGTGTGGGGGAACGCGCGCGCACCGGTCGCGTGCCCCATTCCCCCTATTACGGCAGCAGCGACGTTACCCTCCTGTTCGCCACTCTGCTACACGAGTACTTTCTGTGGAGCGGCGACGTGGGATTCGTTCGTGAAATGGCGCCTTCCCTTTCGGCTGCGCTGCGGTGGGCCGAAGCCTACGGGGACGCGGATGGCGACAGTTGGATCGAATATGACGCCGTTCCGGGACGCGGTCTCATTCACAAGGGCTGGAAGGATAGCCGGGACAGCCTGATGGATGACCGGGGCAACCCGCCCCACCCGCCCCTCCGCCTGGTGGAAATTCAGGGCTATTGGGCGGACGCCCTCGAACGATCATCGCAAGTTTTCGAGGCGATCAAGGATCACCCGCAAGCCGCCCTCTGCTCACAACGAGCGCGCGTGCTCAAGTCCAGAATCGAAAAACAGTTCTGGGTCCCCTCGCGACGCAGCTTTGCCCTCGCGCTCGACGGACACCGCCGCCCGATCCGGTCCGTCACCTCCAACGCGGGCCACCTGCTCTTCTCCGGCGCCGTGACCGCCGCCGTCGCCCGCCGGATTCGGAACCGTCTGTTCGCAAACGACATGCACTCAGGATGGGGGATTCGAACGCTTTCCTCGCTCGATCCGGCCTATCACCCCCTGCACTATCATCGAGGCACGGTCTGGCCGCATGACAATGCCGTCATCGCCTTCGGTTTGGCCCGGTACGGAATGACCTCCGATGCCGCCTCGCTCCTTCACTCACTCGGAGGGGCATTCGCACGCCTCCCCAGCCGCCGCTGGCCGGAACTCTTCGCCGGTTTCAGCAGGGCCGAACATCCTGCGCCGGTTCCCTATCCTTTGGCCTGTGCCCCGCAGGCGTGGTCCGCCGCCGCCCTGTTTCTCCTGCTCCGCTCTTCGCTCGGCCTCTTCGCAAACGCCCCCGCCGGAAGGGTCGAACTCCGGAACCCCGTTCTCCCGGCGGGCGTCCGTCGGCTGGAAATCAAGAACCTCCGCGTGGGCCGCACGGTCGGAGATCTCCTGCTGGCGCCCGATGATTCGAGATGGACGCTTCGCTCAGGCCCGCGCGTGATCCTTCGCTCGCACTGACCGACCTGCGGCAACCATCCCTTCCAAGAACCGAAGGACGCGGTCGGGATTGGCCAGCCGGTACCGCGCGGCGGTGGCTCTCGGCCTGCCCACTCGGATGGTAATTCCTTCGCGCCGGAGGGCCTTGAACGCCGGCTCGTCACTCCGGTCGTCCCCGATGTAGACCACCAGCGGATTTCGCTCCAGTCCATTCCGGCCCAGCAGGGCCTCGGAAACCGCCCACCCCTTGTCGATACCCCGCGCGCCAATCTCCAGCCCGTAGGCGTTCTCGGTCAGGTGGAGCGAACGGGCCTGATCCACGATCTTCATCCGCCGCCGGGCCATATCGAGCACTTCCCGCCGACGGCCGGCCGGCAGCGTCCGCGCCTGGATCCCCACGCACCCCCATTTGTCTTCGAGGATGAGCTCCGGATGACGCCGGAGGTCTTTCCGAAGCAGCGCGTGAAGGTGGGCGATCGCGGGACGCAACGATCGAATCCTCGGGTGCCAGGCGGGTTTTCGGCCGGGGCGTTTGATCTGCGCCCCGTAGGCGCCGAAGTAGGTCAGCCCGCGGATGGGCAGCATCTTGGAGAGTTGGCTCGCGCTTCGTCCGCTGACCATCACCAATCGGATCCCCGGCGTTTCCACCAGGGCGCGAAGAAGGCAAACAAGCCTTTCCGACGGCCTGGCCTTCGCAGGCCGATCCTGAAGTTCCACCAGCGTCCCGTCATAATCCAGAAGGAGAATGAGCCCGCCGCTGAAGTCTCTCGCCCGCCGCACCAGCGCGGCCACCCGTTTCAGGTGCGCCATGAATCAGGAGATAGAGGAAAGGCAGGACTCCGCCCAGTGCTTCAAATCCTGCTCCAGCACGTGCTCCCGGAGTTTCCTCATCCGTTTGCGCTGCTCGCGCAGGGGCAGGGCCAGGGCCCAGGCGAGGCCACGGGCCACCTCCTGCGGATTGTACGGATTCACGATGATGGCATCCGACATCGCCTCGGCGGCGCCCGCGAATTCGCTCAGGATCAGCACACCCCGTTCATCCGGGTGGCACGCCACGTACTCCTTGGCCACGAGGTTCATGCCGTCCCTCAACGGAGTGACGAGGGCAACGTCCGCCGCGCCGTAGTAGGCCACAAGAGAGGGCAGCGCCATCATTCGATAGAAATAATGGATCGGCACCCAGCCGCCGCGCGAAAAGCGCCCGTTGATCCGGCCGATCGAACGATCGATCTCCTCCTTCATTTTCCGGTACTCCTCGACTCGGGTCCGGCTCGGCACCATGATCTGGAGGAACACGAACTTCTCATGATAGGCCGGATATTGTTCCAGGAACAATTCGACCGCTTCAAGCCGCTCCAACACGCCTTTCGTGTAGTCCAATCGATCCACCGCCAGGGCCAGATGGCGCGCACGGAAGTAACGCCTCAAATCGCGCACGTTCTGTTTCACCTCTTTCGACGCAGCCAGCCGCTGAAGCTCACCCACATCCACGCCCATCGGGAAAGACCTGACGCGCACGCGGTGATTCGCCATCCTTACGATCCCCTTCTTGCGAAGGACCTTCAGTTCCAGAACTTTGTTGACACACTGGAGGAAATTGCGGGCGTAGCCGTCGGTGTGGAACCCGATGACGTTGCTTTCGAGCAGCCCGGCCAGGAGCTCCTTGCGCCAGGGAAAAACGGTGAAGACTTCCCGCGCCGGAAAAGGGACGTGCCAGAAGAAAAGGATCTTCGCGCGCTTCCTCCGCTCGCGGATCAGCCGGGGTACGAGCGCAAGCTGGTAATCGTGAACCCAGACGAGATCCCCGGGCCGAACCTCGTCCGATACCGCCCGGGCGATCTTCTGGTTCACTTTCACAAACGTTTCCCACTCGTCCGCGCTGAAGCGGCAGCGCCCGACGAAATAGTGCGCGAGGGGCCACAAACCATTGTTCGACAGCCCCGAGTAGAAATCGCTAACTTCTCGTTCCGTGAGATGAACGAGCTTGAGTGAATAGCGGGGCTTGTCGATGGGAACTTCCACACGACGGATTCTGCGGCGTTCACTCCCCGTGTCGCCCCAAGCCACCCACAGTCCGCCTCTCGCCTGCATCACCGGATCCAGCCCGGCGACCAGCCCACCGACAGCTCTTTCTGCTTTCAGCTCGGTCGGGGTCCCTCGGATGCTGTACGGCGCCCGGCTCGAGACAACGATGACTCTAGAATTCTCCGGGGACGCCCGCATTCCTCTCCCAACGGCCGCGGCATTTCAAGCACAGGATCGACCCGGCGCCGTGCCATGGACAAAGTTTCTCCTCGAGGCTCATGGCCTCCCTACCGGATGCCCCACGTCCGCGGGCACCGACGGACTCTTCTGAACCGCAATCACCTGGCTAGGATACACGCTCCGGTGGCCGGAGACCACAAAGCTGACGACCGAGGCGAGGGCGGCGAACGGGGCGACACGTGGCCCGAACATTTCGACGGCCAGAACGGAAGCCGCGATGGGAGTGTTGGCGCAGCCGGCCAGAACGGCGCAGAATCCCATGGCGGCATATACAGCCGCATCGCCGGAAGCCGTCATCGCGTCGAACAGATGTCCCGCGGAGGCTCCGACGAAGAATATCGGCGTAATCACTCCGCCGCTGCCGCCGCCGGCCAGCGTAATCGCCGTGGACAGACTCTTCCAGAAAAAGGCCGTGGCGGGGACCGTTTGGCCTTCCAGCATGCTTTGCAGCGTTTGCAAGCCCAGGCCCAGGTACGCGGGCGACACCAGCCAACCCACCAGAACGAGCAAGACCCCTCCGAAACAGGCCCGAACCGGCCACCCACCCGGGAGTTGACGAAACCCTCGATGAACCATTCTCACCATTTCGATCAGGAAGACGGAAATGAGTCCGCAGAACAGACCGAAAATGACCGTTTTGAGGAGCATCCCCTCCGTCATGGGCCTGAGAGCGGCGATCTCATGGTGGAAGTACGCTGCGCCGAGCAGGCGGGTCACGTAGTAACCGGTGAGGCCGGACACAAACGCGGGGAACAGGGTGTCATAGACGATCTGCCCCAGGAACAATACCTCGACGCCAAAGAGGGCTCCCGCGATCGGGGTGCCGAAAACCGAAGCAAAGCCGGCGCTGATTCCGCAAATCACGATCTTTCGCCGGTCCACATCCTTGGCGCGCAGAAGAGACGAGATTGCAGAAGCCAATCCCGCCCCAATCTGCGCGCACGGGCCTTCCTTGCCCACGGAGCCTCCGGTGGCCATCGTGAGCACGGAGGTGACAGCTTTCACGGGTGCCACGCGCCAATCGATCCGGCCGGATCGAAGATGTACGGCTTCGATCACCTTCTCGGTGCCGTGGCCTTCGGCGTCCGGGGCCAGTCGGCGAGTAAGATAGGCGGCCGCAAGCAAGCTGCCCGGGAGAACGACGAAATAGGCCGGATGGGCCGACGCTCTCCCGGTGGCCCACGTCAGCAGGTAGAGGAAACCGCTCGTGCTCAGGCCGACGACGCCTCCCACCACGGATGCGTACGCCATCCACTTGGCCAGGCTCCCCATCAGGGTGACCTCTTCAAGGATTTTCTTCGTCATGTGAAGTCAGACATTCTAGGCAGGCCAGGATGCGGGAGCAAGCCGTCTCAGTCCGCTCCTCGCGGAGACATCAGCACCGTCCGCACCGGGAAAGGAATCTCGATCCCCTCCTGGCGATAGCGTTTGTGGAGCCGCTTGATGAATTCGTGTTTGATGACATGCTGCGACACAAAGTCCTTCCCGCGGAGAATCACGGTGAAATTCACACTGAAATCGCCGAACGTGTGGAAACGAATGAAGGGGTCGAAGGTTGCAACCCCGCCCTCCACGCCCCGCATGATTTCCCGTCCAGCCTCGCACGTCACCCGCTCGACCTTGTCCAGGTCGGAGCCGTAGGCCACGCCCACCTGAACGAGGACCGCGAGGTCGGGCTGGGGCAGGGCGTAGTTCGTCACGACGGCCTGCGAAAGTTTCCCGTTGGGGACCACGACAATGTTTCCGGGCAGCGTCCGGATCGTCGTCTCGCGCCATCCGATGTCTTCGACGTAGCCCTCGTCCCCCGTGTCGACTCGAACAAAATCCCCGGGCCGGAGCTTGCGAGCCAACGTCAGATAGAACCCCGCGAAGAAATTGGTCAACGTATCCTGAAGAGCCAGCGCCACGGCCAGGCCGCCGACGCCCAAGGCGGTCAACATCGGCGTGATGGAAATCCCGAGATGATTCAGAATCATCAGGGCGCCCACCCCGATCACAAAGCCGTTCGCGACATACGTGAGGAGCGACGTCTTGGGGAAATTGGGTATTTTGGAGGCGTATTCCCGGATCAGGCCGGTTACGATCCTGACGCCGGCCACCACGAGAGTCACAATGAAGATGGGAATGAGGATCTTGTCGGTTGTGGAGACAGCTACCGGCGGCAAGTCCGCCACCCTCACCGCCACATAGGCCGCCGCAATCCCAACCCAAACCCACCCGGGGCCTTTGACGGCCTCTACGAGCACATCATCCCATCTCCACCGGGACCGTCCGGCCCACAGGGAGAGCCGCGCCAGTCCTACGCGAAAGAGGACCGCGCCGGCCAGAACAAGGGCGGCGAACATCCCCACCGCTCGGAACGGGGCGGATTCCGCCAAGGCGTGAACCCATTTCATGATGTCAGGGGAATGGGTTGACGGCGCCGCCGCCTGGATGCCTCGCCGGGTCAAGATCTGCGGCTGGAGATTCGATGGAGCTCAGAACGAATTGCACCCGTCGATTCCACCGCCAGACATCCTCGCCCTCACCCTCCTTCAGGGGGAGTTCCTCGCCGAAGCTGATCACCCGCAGCCGGTTCGGATCGATGCCGAGGGCTTCCCAGTATTGGCGAACGGCCACCGCCCTTCGTTCACCCAGCGCCAGATTGTATTCGTTTGTTCCGCGCTCGTCGCAGTGGCCCTGAACATCCAATGAGACAGCCGGGTGATTGAGCATCCAAGCCGCGGCCCGCTTCAGGCTGTCCCGTGCATCATCGCGCAAGGCAAAGTCGTTGAAATCAAAGTAGACCCGTGGGAGGGCAAGCTCGGAATCGGGTTTTCCAAGGTTATTGGAGGTCAGTAGGACCGTCTCGAAGTCCGGTTCCGGGGCCGGGCTTTTCTCAACCTCATTCTGCGTTTCCGGTCGAGGGGACACCGGGGGAATACGGTCCAGCCAGGATTTCGCCTCGATAGCCAGGGAACGCGCTTCCTCATATTTCTTGTCTCGCATTTTTTGTAGGGCCTGATCGAGGAGGGCTTCCGCTTTTCCGTATTCCTCCCCGTGCGAGGTCTCGGCGCCCCTCTCCCTCGCCGACTTCAGGGCGGCCTGGGCATCCGCCATTTCCTGGAGGGGGGATTTCGGGCCGCACGAGGAGAGCAGGAAGAGGAGCACAAAAGCCGCGATCATGAACAGATAGGGGAGGATCTTCTCCATCGGATGGTCCTGTTTCCGCTCCCTCATCGCATCCCCCCCACCCGATCAAGATTCATCGGAATTCGAATCTTCTCCGCCGGTCTGCCAATACAGGGACATGGCCATGGTCATGATGGAGAACGTCGACCCCACGTCGGACCCGAGGAGCGTACACCATTGGGCCAGCATCGACGGCCCTGGCACGCGTTGGCCGGTTTCGACCAACCCAACATATCTGACGGATACCCCGACCGCTTCGGCGACGGCTTTCTTCGAGTAGCCCTGCGCGATCCGTCTATCCCGGAGTATTCCTCCGATGCGGTTGGCCACTTCCCGGCGCGTCAAAACCGTGGTGCTCGGCGTTCCCATGACTCCAGTCTGCGCGAAGCGGCGTCATGCGACTTTGCGGAAACGCAAAGAATGAAAAAGCTCCGGACCCGTGGCGGTCAGGAGACCGGGAGGCCCGGGAGAAATCGATCGACGAAATCTTTGGGTTGGTGCGGCGCGGCGAGCATCACACGTCCACGTCCGATTCGGACGAAGCCCTTTCCCTTCCATTGATTCAGAATCCGGCTGACCGTGAAAAGAGTGGTTCCCGCCATCTCGGCCAACTCCTGGCGAGTGAGCGGCAGGTTGATGACAATGCCGGCTTGCACGGGCTTGCCGTGCTCCTCCGCGAGCCTGGCGAGCACGCGCGCCAGGCGCAATTCCACCCGCTCGGTGGCCATGTAACGGTACTTCTTCTGCATTTCCTCGAGTCGACCGAGTACGATCCGAAGCGCGTTCATCGCGATGGGAGGAAAGCGATTCATGAGCCGGATCACCTGGGCACTGTCCCATTCCCATGCGGTTGTAGCCGTGAGGGCCTGGGCGGAAAACGGATAGGTCTCGTCCCCCAGGATGGCCATCGAACCCAGGACCTGACCCGGACCGATGATTTTGAGTGTCACCTGGCGACCCGCCGAATTCGCCTGGCAGAATTTCACTTTTCCTTCCCGGAGAATCAGCAATCTCCGGGCGGGGTCTCCTTGGTGGAAGTAGAAGACGCCCCGCGCAATTCTGCGCTGCTTGGCCGGGCGGATGACGGCTTCCATCGCGGTCTCGCCGACACCCCGGAAAAGACCGACTCTCGGAATGAACCCCGACTTGACCTTTTCCGTGACACGTGCGCCCATGTGCCCGTTCATCCTACCTGCCCGGAATCGGGTTGCAAGAGGGAGGCGGGGTTTTACGGGGTTCGCTGTTTTGCCGGAACCCGTTTTCGGATGACCCACGGTAACTTGATCGGGCGCAAAGACATGCCAGGACGTCCGGACTAGCCTTCACGGCGAGGGCAATTCCGAAGGGAGGTCTCCATGAAGCATGTTCTGATCGTTGGGCAAAGTGAAAACATTTCTCCCTCGTCGAACCGAGTATTCCTTGAGTCGGGGATCCAGGTGTCCAGGGCAATGGACGGGGCCGACGCATTGCGTCTTCTTTACGAGCGCTCCTTTGACGCAATGCTCCTGCACTTGGGGAGTCCCGAGGACGGCCTGAAAACACTCCGCATGATCCGTCGGGATCTCCGGATTGATCCAATGCCGATCATCATTCTCGGCCCGAGTACCGATGGGCACCTCATCCAGAGGGCTCTGTCCGAGGGCGCGGATGGCTTTGTTGGGGGCGTCTGTCCACCCGAAGAGATGTCACAGCGGATACGGGGACGCATCCGGCGCAATCGGATGCTGGCCGACCTGAACCCTCTGACGAAGCTGCCGGGAAATGTGGCCATCCTGCGCGAGATTCAAAAACGGTTGCGGGGAGGTCACCCCTTCGTTGTTGCCGCCTCGGATCTCAAACACTTCAAGGCCGTCAACGATTCCTTTGGGATTCCCTGTGGAGATGCCGTGATCTGCCAAACGGCCTCCGTCCTGTCCAATTGCCTTCAAGACTACGATGGCCCCTCTGGATTCGTAGGGCACATCGGTGGGGACGATTTCGTGTTTCTGGCCGACCCCGGTCGCGCGGAGAAGATCGCGGAAGCTATCATCTCATCCTTCACCCAGACGATCGGTAATGTGTTGCTGGGTGTACCCAGACGGATTCTGCGCGGTCGCGCCGGGGAACTTATCAGCTCTCCGTTTGTCACGATTCACTTGGGTCTTGTTACGAACCGGAACAAGGAGCCGGACCCCCAGGATCTTTTGACCCACGCATGCGAGTGGCGCTCCAAGGCGAAGAAGTCCAAGAGCAGCCACTGGGTGGCGGACTGGACATCGTCCTTGGTGCCGTAGAATCCACACCCAGCGGCCGGCATTCTGCCAGGGCCGCCCCGGTCAGAGGACTTCACCGCACCCCGTCGGGTAGGGTTGGGGAAGCGCGGGCCGACTGCACGTCGGATCAGACGGTCCGGGGCTGGATCGTGATCAAGGCCGGCGGGGGCAGGGCAGAATGAGGTCCGCTACCGGTGCGGGTTACGGGGATCAGCGCGCCATGCGGCCCTTTTCGCCGCCGGGACGATAGGCAATATCATCCTCGGTCCCGGGCTGCCCGTCCTTCCCCGCGCTGGACAGCCGGAATCCATCCGCCCACGCCTGATAAAGAAACGGCCGACCCCACGAATCGAGTATCTTCTTCATTTCCATCGGGTCCGACGGGTTGATGAGCGCCTCGATGGATTTCGGATAGGCACCCTTTTCCTGATGGTAGTTGCGGATCATTTCGACCACCCCTTCCGGGTTCTTGTCGGACCCCGGCTGGGATTTGAATCCTCTCTGAACGAGAAAAGCGCCCGCCGTTACGGCGACGAACAGGGCGATGCCCGCCGGGATGGCGACATAGGGCAGCACCGCGCGGAGGTCCACGTGTGGGAGCTTGAACCGAGAGGCGTCGATTACCCGTCCACCGGGAGGTGCGAAGCCTATCTCGGTATGTTTGGCGATCCGGTAAGCGTCCACCGCACTCCAGATCCACACCCCTAACGAGATGAGAGTTCCCAAGGGTGGGAAAAGAAGCGCGGAGAGCAGGGCGCCGGCCATGAACGAAAGGCCTCTTCCCCATCGGCGACAGTAGAGTTGGCCGAGACCTGGAATGAGGGCCGAGAGAATCGCGGCAAGAGTAGGATCTTTCACGGCTACTGGAATTTGACTTCGGGGACTTCCTTCTTCGCCTCCGGAACTTCGTAATACGGGTATGGACCCAGCCCGATGGAAGAGGCGATCACGTTCCCCGGGAAGCGGCGAAGGCCGGCGTTATACTCTCTGACGCCGTCGTTGTATCGCTTGCGCTCGACGGCGATTCGGTTCTCGGTTCCCGCCAATTCGTCCTGTAAGGCCATGAAGTTCTGGTTCGCCTTGAGGTCAGGGTAACGCTCAACCACGACGAGGAGACGCGACAGAAAGGAAGACATCTCGTTCGCGGCCTTGATTTTCCGGTCGATGGTTCCCGCGCCGCCCAGCTTGGCGCGCGACTCGGCAATGCCGGTAAAGATCTCTTTCTCGTGCGTGGCGTATCCCTTCACGGTATTGACCAGATTGGGGATCAGATCGCTTCGCCGTTGAAGCACGTTCTCGACCTGCGCCCACTGGCCCTTCACGCCCTCTTCCATGGTGACGAACCGATTGCGAGTCGATATGACATAACTGCAACTCCCGATGCCCATGACGGCCAGGAGCCCCAATGTGATCCCCGCGACAATCCACCCTTTTTTCATCACTTCCTCCTTCCTACTGTAACCTCTCGAATGAGAAACCACCCATCGATCTTATTACCAGCGTCCACCGGCTCCTCCGCCTCCGAAGCCTCCTCCAAGACCCCCTCCGAATCCGCCCCCAAATCCGCCGCTCCCGAATCCTCCACCGAATCCACCGCGCGTCAGGGATCCCATCATGAAAAATGGGAGGAGACCGAATCGCCCCCGGCCAAGCAGTAGGGGCAACAAGACGAAAAGGAGAAGCGGCAGCCCCCCCATGAGGCCGAATCCTCTCCGTCGTGGCCGTCTTTGAGACTGGAGATCCCGCGTCGACGCAAGACTCTCGAGCGAGATACCCCTGGCCCCGGCGATCTCCCCGGCCAGTAGAAGGGTCCCGTTTACGATCCCGGCCGCGAAGTCGCCCCGTCGAAAATACGGCAGGATCTCCTGATCGCGTATGCGGCCCACTTTGCCGTCCGGAAGAATCTCCTCCACGCCGTATCCCGTGGCAATGAACATCTCACGGTCCTTCAGCGCCGCCAGGAAAACGATCCCATTGTCTTTCCCCTTTTTCCCCACGCCCCACTTCTGCCCGAACTCGACGGCATAATCCGCGGCCGGGACGCCGTCTGTGGAATCGATGACGACGACGGCCACTTGGGCTCCCGTCTTCTGCTCGAGGCCCTGCAACAGGGAATCGAGTTGCCGTCGGAC comes from Nitrospirota bacterium and encodes:
- the otsB gene encoding trehalose-phosphatase, whose translation is MAHLKRVAALVRRARDFSGGLILLLDYDGTLVELQDRPAKARPSERLVCLLRALVETPGIRLVMVSGRSASQLSKMLPIRGLTYFGAYGAQIKRPGRKPAWHPRIRSLRPAIAHLHALLRKDLRRHPELILEDKWGCVGIQARTLPAGRRREVLDMARRRMKIVDQARSLHLTENAYGLEIGARGIDKGWAVSEALLGRNGLERNPLVVYIGDDRSDEPAFKALRREGITIRVGRPRATAARYRLANPDRVLRFLEGMVAAGRSVRAKDHARA
- a CDS encoding trehalose-6-phosphate synthase, with product MRASPENSRVIVVSSRAPYSIRGTPTELKAERAVGGLVAGLDPVMQARGGLWVAWGDTGSERRRIRRVEVPIDKPRYSLKLVHLTEREVSDFYSGLSNNGLWPLAHYFVGRCRFSADEWETFVKVNQKIARAVSDEVRPGDLVWVHDYQLALVPRLIRERRKRAKILFFWHVPFPAREVFTVFPWRKELLAGLLESNVIGFHTDGYARNFLQCVNKVLELKVLRKKGIVRMANHRVRVRSFPMGVDVGELQRLAASKEVKQNVRDLRRYFRARHLALAVDRLDYTKGVLERLEAVELFLEQYPAYHEKFVFLQIMVPSRTRVEEYRKMKEEIDRSIGRINGRFSRGGWVPIHYFYRMMALPSLVAYYGAADVALVTPLRDGMNLVAKEYVACHPDERGVLILSEFAGAAEAMSDAIIVNPYNPQEVARGLAWALALPLREQRKRMRKLREHVLEQDLKHWAESCLSSIS
- a CDS encoding chloride channel protein translates to MTKKILEEVTLMGSLAKWMAYASVVGGVVGLSTSGFLYLLTWATGRASAHPAYFVVLPGSLLAAAYLTRRLAPDAEGHGTEKVIEAVHLRSGRIDWRVAPVKAVTSVLTMATGGSVGKEGPCAQIGAGLASAISSLLRAKDVDRRKIVICGISAGFASVFGTPIAGALFGVEVLFLGQIVYDTLFPAFVSGLTGYYVTRLLGAAYFHHEIAALRPMTEGMLLKTVIFGLFCGLISVFLIEMVRMVHRGFRQLPGGWPVRACFGGVLLVLVGWLVSPAYLGLGLQTLQSMLEGQTVPATAFFWKSLSTAITLAGGGSGGVITPIFFVGASAGHLFDAMTASGDAAVYAAMGFCAVLAGCANTPIAASVLAVEMFGPRVAPFAALASVVSFVVSGHRSVYPSQVIAVQKSPSVPADVGHPVGRP
- a CDS encoding mechanosensitive ion channel family protein, whose amino-acid sequence is MKWVHALAESAPFRAVGMFAALVLAGAVLFRVGLARLSLWAGRSRWRWDDVLVEAVKGPGWVWVGIAAAYVAVRVADLPPVAVSTTDKILIPIFIVTLVVAGVRIVTGLIREYASKIPNFPKTSLLTYVANGFVIGVGALMILNHLGISITPMLTALGVGGLAVALALQDTLTNFFAGFYLTLARKLRPGDFVRVDTGDEGYVEDIGWRETTIRTLPGNIVVVPNGKLSQAVVTNYALPQPDLAVLVQVGVAYGSDLDKVERVTCEAGREIMRGVEGGVATFDPFIRFHTFGDFSVNFTVILRGKDFVSQHVIKHEFIKRLHKRYRQEGIEIPFPVRTVLMSPRGAD
- a CDS encoding OmpA family protein — protein: MRERKQDHPMEKILPYLFMIAAFVLLFLLSSCGPKSPLQEMADAQAALKSARERGAETSHGEEYGKAEALLDQALQKMRDKKYEEARSLAIEAKSWLDRIPPVSPRPETQNEVEKSPAPEPDFETVLLTSNNLGKPDSELALPRVYFDFNDFALRDDARDSLKRAAAWMLNHPAVSLDVQGHCDERGTNEYNLALGERRAVAVRQYWEALGIDPNRLRVISFGEELPLKEGEGEDVWRWNRRVQFVLSSIESPAADLDPARHPGGGAVNPFP
- a CDS encoding helix-turn-helix transcriptional regulator; this translates as MGTPSTTVLTRREVANRIGGILRDRRIAQGYSKKAVAEAVGVSVRYVGLVETGQRVPGPSMLAQWCTLLGSDVGSTFSIMTMAMSLYWQTGGEDSNSDES
- a CDS encoding Crp/Fnr family transcriptional regulator, with protein sequence MGARVTEKVKSGFIPRVGLFRGVGETAMEAVIRPAKQRRIARGVFYFHQGDPARRLLILREGKVKFCQANSAGRQVTLKIIGPGQVLGSMAILGDETYPFSAQALTATTAWEWDSAQVIRLMNRFPPIAMNALRIVLGRLEEMQKKYRYMATERVELRLARVLARLAEEHGKPVQAGIVINLPLTRQELAEMAGTTLFTVSRILNQWKGKGFVRIGRGRVMLAAPHQPKDFVDRFLPGLPVS
- a CDS encoding GGDEF domain-containing response regulator, whose protein sequence is MKHVLIVGQSENISPSSNRVFLESGIQVSRAMDGADALRLLYERSFDAMLLHLGSPEDGLKTLRMIRRDLRIDPMPIIILGPSTDGHLIQRALSEGADGFVGGVCPPEEMSQRIRGRIRRNRMLADLNPLTKLPGNVAILREIQKRLRGGHPFVVAASDLKHFKAVNDSFGIPCGDAVICQTASVLSNCLQDYDGPSGFVGHIGGDDFVFLADPGRAEKIAEAIISSFTQTIGNVLLGVPRRILRGRAGELISSPFVTIHLGLVTNRNKEPDPQDLLTHACEWRSKAKKSKSSHWVADWTSSLVP
- a CDS encoding type II secretion system protein GspG, which translates into the protein MKDPTLAAILSALIPGLGQLYCRRWGRGLSFMAGALLSALLFPPLGTLISLGVWIWSAVDAYRIAKHTEIGFAPPGGRVIDASRFKLPHVDLRAVLPYVAIPAGIALFVAVTAGAFLVQRGFKSQPGSDKNPEGVVEMIRNYHQEKGAYPKSIEALINPSDPMEMKKILDSWGRPFLYQAWADGFRLSSAGKDGQPGTEDDIAYRPGGEKGRMAR
- a CDS encoding LemA family protein, which produces MKKGWIVAGITLGLLAVMGIGSCSYVISTRNRFVTMEEGVKGQWAQVENVLQRRSDLIPNLVNTVKGYATHEKEIFTGIAESRAKLGGAGTIDRKIKAANEMSSFLSRLLVVVERYPDLKANQNFMALQDELAGTENRIAVERKRYNDGVREYNAGLRRFPGNVIASSIGLGPYPYYEVPEAKKEVPEVKFQ
- a CDS encoding TPM domain-containing protein — translated: MSGRRKRAPLPAFGLSVGILLSALCVTSGPSRADVVPFKNYVSDYTGVVPESVRRQLDSLLQGLEQKTGAQVAVVVIDSTDGVPAADYAVEFGQKWGVGKKGKDNGIVFLAALKDREMFIATGYGVEEILPDGKVGRIRDQEILPYFRRGDFAAGIVNGTLLLAGEIAGARGISLESLASTRDLQSQRRPRRRGFGLMGGLPLLLFVLLPLLLGRGRFGLLPFFMMGSLTRGGFGGGFGSGGFGGGFGGGLGGGFGGGGAGGRW